In a single window of the Patescibacteria group bacterium genome:
- a CDS encoding NUDIX hydrolase — MKKCSKKSVGVVIEKGGKFLLIDRKRFPFYWAGVAGHIESRETPKNAAIKEAREEVGLKVRKLKLLIKKRKFYKNHCRRGSKSHYWWVFKAGFTGSVRVRKEEVKRYRWFTPEEIKKLAESEKLEPVWIKIFKIIKVLK, encoded by the coding sequence ATGAAAAAATGTAGCAAAAAGAGTGTCGGAGTTGTTATAGAGAAAGGCGGAAAATTCTTGTTGATTGATAGAAAAAGATTTCCTTTTTATTGGGCTGGGGTAGCGGGTCATATTGAGAGCAGAGAAACACCAAAAAACGCTGCTATCAAAGAAGCGAGAGAAGAAGTTGGCCTGAAAGTTAGAAAGTTAAAATTATTGATAAAGAAAAGAAAATTTTATAAAAATCATTGCCGCCGAGGTTCTAAATCGCATTACTGGTGGGTTTTTAAAGCAGGTTTTACGGGAAGTGTTAGGGTGCGAAAGGAAGAAGTTAAAAGGTATAGGTGGTTTACTCCAGAAGAAATTAAAAAGTTAGCTGAGAGTGAAAAATTGGAGCCAGTGTGGATAAAAATTTTTAAAATAATAAAGGTCCTGAAATAA
- a CDS encoding cohesin domain-containing protein yields the protein MKKFPNFLIVNLIIVLFVVAPLIYPLKAEIKEAVLYVSPNSGTIPIGNTFTVSFYVNTNGNFINAVQTKILFPSEKLQIVSPSTGKSCLEIWLKQPTYSNSEGWLELSGGISAPGINTDSCLLLTVTFRAKEIGTASLRFDTAKSKVLLADGKGTDVLGQTKGGVYELVLPPPAGPEIISSTHPDSTKWYNNDNVNFQWLVEEGKGIEGYSYVLDNNPLTIPDDILDEKENYVNYNNLADGVWYFHLKAKRSGFWGGVSHYAVKIDTSPPAQFPIKVSPSTHTSQKTIILEFLTTDTTSGIDHYEIKVIPLKLNKSVQAQQETPQILFTEADLPHILQLDLGDYDLYVRAYDRAGNFIESKKRVKIVTPIFQFVQGEGLKISEIISIPWIGLWLILICLIALIGFFAYKARKWHYQKNKILLGGIEKDPVIKQRIEELKNKRKEYGKIAVIILIVGLSCLLTLSTIKAQTAKLSPPIVLEFSENITNREIFYIGGKTQVANAEVIIYLQNLETGEVTSLAALSDNKGDWFYSHPKFLISGNYLIWTQMRVNNELSPPSPQFKLTVKPVAFQFGVSQLSYEAIYFVVSLVLFIILIIALIYTSYHFYQGRKKHRLVMKEIKEAEEAVRYGFLLLKRDIEKQLEFIESLKLKGEIKEEEEGLELKLLKDLEWVKQKIGKEVKDIEIKEE from the coding sequence ATGAAAAAATTCCCGAATTTTCTAATTGTTAATTTAATCATTGTTTTGTTCGTTGTCGCCCCTTTAATATACCCTTTGAAGGCAGAAATTAAAGAGGCTGTTTTATATGTTTCTCCGAATTCAGGAACAATTCCTATTGGTAATACTTTTACAGTTTCTTTTTATGTTAATACTAATGGCAATTTTATTAATGCCGTTCAAACAAAAATTTTATTTCCATCAGAAAAATTACAAATTGTTTCTCCTTCAACAGGAAAATCATGTTTGGAAATTTGGTTGAAACAACCAACATATTCTAATTCTGAAGGATGGTTAGAATTATCTGGAGGGATTAGCGCGCCGGGCATTAACACTGATTCATGTTTGTTGCTGACAGTTACTTTCCGCGCTAAAGAAATTGGCACAGCGTCACTCAGATTCGATACTGCAAAATCAAAAGTTCTTTTAGCTGATGGAAAAGGAACAGATGTTTTAGGACAAACAAAGGGTGGCGTTTATGAATTAGTACTTCCTCCTCCTGCCGGCCCAGAGATTATTTCTTCAACGCATCCAGACTCCACAAAATGGTACAACAATGATAATGTTAATTTTCAATGGCTGGTTGAAGAGGGAAAAGGGATTGAAGGATACAGTTATGTTTTAGATAATAATCCTTTAACTATTCCAGACGATATTCTTGATGAAAAAGAAAACTATGTAAATTATAATAATCTTGCTGATGGTGTCTGGTATTTTCATTTAAAAGCTAAAAGAAGTGGTTTTTGGGGTGGTGTAAGTCATTATGCGGTTAAAATTGACACAAGTCCGCCAGCTCAATTTCCAATAAAAGTTTCTCCTTCAACGCATACTAGTCAAAAAACAATTATTTTGGAATTTTTAACTACGGACACTACTTCAGGTATAGACCATTATGAAATTAAAGTCATTCCGTTGAAATTAAACAAATCAGTTCAGGCTCAGCAAGAAACACCCCAAATTTTATTTACAGAAGCAGATTTGCCGCACATCCTTCAGTTAGATTTAGGCGATTATGATTTATATGTTAGGGCTTACGATAGAGCCGGAAATTTTATTGAGAGTAAAAAACGAGTTAAAATCGTGACACCTATATTTCAATTTGTTCAAGGGGAAGGCTTAAAAATCAGCGAAATTATTTCTATCCCATGGATTGGCCTATGGTTAATACTTATCTGTCTAATTGCTTTAATTGGTTTTTTCGCTTACAAAGCCAGAAAATGGCATTATCAAAAGAATAAAATTTTGTTAGGCGGCATTGAAAAAGATCCGGTTATTAAACAACGCATCGAAGAATTAAAAAATAAAAGAAAAGAATATGGGAAAATCGCAGTTATTATTTTGATTGTGGGATTATCTTGTTTGTTGACTCTTTCAACTATTAAAGCTCAAACTGCTAAGTTATCACCGCCGATTGTTTTAGAATTTTCAGAGAATATTACAAACAGAGAAATATTTTATATTGGTGGGAAAACTCAAGTGGCAAATGCCGAAGTAATTATTTATCTTCAGAATTTAGAAACTGGAGAGGTCACTTCTCTTGCTGCTTTATCTGACAACAAAGGCGATTGGTTTTATTCGCATCCGAAGTTTTTGATTAGCGGTAATTATTTAATTTGGACACAGATGAGAGTTAATAATGAATTAAGTCCGCCGTCGCCGCAGTTTAAGTTAACCGTGAAACCCGTTGCTTTTCAATTTGGAGTTTCGCAGTTAAGTTATGAGGCAATTTATTTTGTGGTTTCTCTTGTTTTGTTTATTATTTTGATTATTGCTTTGATTTATACCTCCTATCATTTTTATCAGGGGAGAAAGAAACATCGCCTAGTAATGAAAGAAATTAAAGAAGCTGAAGAGGCAGTTCGTTATGGATTTTTACTGTTGAAACGCGATATTGAAAAACAACTAGAATTTATCGAAAGCCTTAAACTTAAAGGTGAAATAAAAGAAGAAGAAGAGGGATTAGAATTAAAACTTTTAAAGGATTTGGAATGGGTTAAACAGAAAATTGGGAAAGAGGTTAAAGATATTGAAATTAAAGAGGAATAA
- a CDS encoding cohesin domain-containing protein produces the protein MKKTRILFLIFICCSFFLSLRVDAKTVFYFDGIQPDNKSLEFIVYVRVDSDKPLNAYDLIVQYPSELIKFKQFDKDNSIINIWKKIEVNNQNEIILQGGSIQPFVGENGQIIALIFEALKAGQENFVFKKAAAYLADGKGTMADEIEIKNIPLYISQIKIEGDNQENSGLVVKQGPVIVKEDKIQPEILLFRIADNPFNSKEKFLIFETKDNSGMVKDFARVKKWFQWSDWYEITNPFGFSKNIWAIQFLAVDNFGNSNQRTVYFYRVLFEKLILIIIAILVIGLLVKLFYNKRR, from the coding sequence ATGAAAAAAACCAGAATATTATTTTTAATCTTTATTTGTTGTTCTTTTTTCTTGAGTTTGCGCGTGGACGCTAAAACAGTTTTTTATTTTGATGGAATTCAACCCGATAATAAATCTTTGGAATTTATTGTTTATGTTCGCGTTGATTCTGATAAACCGCTTAATGCATATGATTTAATTGTTCAATATCCTTCCGAATTAATAAAATTTAAGCAATTTGATAAAGATAATTCCATTATAAATATTTGGAAAAAAATCGAAGTGAATAATCAAAATGAAATTATTTTACAAGGAGGCTCCATTCAACCATTTGTTGGTGAAAATGGACAAATTATTGCGTTAATTTTTGAAGCGCTAAAAGCTGGACAAGAAAATTTTGTTTTTAAAAAAGCAGCTGCTTATTTGGCTGATGGCAAAGGGACAATGGCTGATGAAATAGAAATTAAAAATATCCCTTTGTATATTTCACAAATCAAGATAGAAGGTGATAATCAAGAAAATTCTGGTTTGGTTGTTAAACAAGGACCAGTGATAGTTAAGGAAGATAAAATTCAGCCAGAAATTTTATTGTTTAGAATAGCTGATAATCCTTTCAACAGCAAAGAGAAGTTTTTAATTTTTGAAACAAAAGATAACTCTGGAATGGTTAAAGATTTTGCTAGAGTAAAAAAATGGTTTCAATGGAGTGATTGGTATGAAATAACTAATCCCTTTGGTTTTTCTAAAAATATTTGGGCTATTCAATTTTTGGCTGTGGATAATTTTGGTAATAGTAATCAACGAACAGTTTATTTTTATAGAGTTTTATTTGAAAAATTGATTTTAATTATTATAGCAATTTTAGTAATTGGTTTATTAGTAAAATTATTTTATAATAAAAGAAGGTAG